The Dioscorea cayenensis subsp. rotundata cultivar TDr96_F1 chromosome 11, TDr96_F1_v2_PseudoChromosome.rev07_lg8_w22 25.fasta, whole genome shotgun sequence genomic interval GAGTCAAAAGTCGTAAATGTCCTCGTCAACATCTTCACGGGCCCATTGACCCTCATTATTATCATTGAAGATACTCTCATGAGAGGAAGGGAAACATTCAGTCGGGGTCCATCATCTCATTATTTCATCACCCATGTCGTACACTTCTCTTGGTTGATTACGTATCACAACAAAAACCAACCGTGTTCTTTTGGATCCTCGGAATAGAAAAACTTGCTTTTACTTGTGATGAGAACACATAAGGCTCATCGAGGATATGTTTGCAAGTGTGAATCGTAGGCAGAGAAGTTGACCATTGTAAACCCTATATCTATCTTTCTTGAGCCCCCTACTATTATTCACATCAGCCCAATCACAATGAAATAACACAACCTTGAACTTGTTAAAGTAGTCTAACTCAATTATATCATTTAGCACACCATAGTAGTCAACATTTCCTTCCAATGGATTAGCATCCCTATCATCGGGCGTAGCTCATAGTAGAAGAAGTAACAAGACATCCGAATTTTGAGTTCAGCCTAAATCTTTCTCGAGATTTAGTATGGAATCGAAATCCATTAATGACGTAGTCCTTTATATCTCTTGACAATCCCTATTTGGACCTTGCGTAAAGAAATCTTCCGACATATTTTTTTCCCATGAGAAACCTATACAGGTTACATGAATGCAATTATAAAAATTCTTAATAGAGAATTGTTCAAGAGACTAAGATTTTCTAGTTGCTTACCGTTTCTCCCAACCATTCATGAAAAGTTTCGGTAAATTTCCTATCGAGATCACGAGCATTTGAACGTCGACCTCTTGTTTGATCTTTCAAGATATTTCTATACTCACTACaagtaatgataaaaaatgttaaaaacttcCAACACACCAACACACCAAATAAGAAATGTGAAGTGTTTAACTTACATTTGGAGTGAGTCAATAGCTTTATAGTGGAATAACACATAACGATGTGCTTGTGCCCATGATCTATCATCTAACTGTGCCACTTCAACTTTCCCTATTGGTTCTCCACCACTTTCAAATAAATACGACTTTACAAGTAGCTCATGGTGCACTTGTGTTAAATTTCTCCCGTGtctatcaaatattgtttcaacATCAACCAAATACCTAAAACAAAAAGTGACACATTCTTTCCGCTAGAAATCCTTCAAAGAATAGATCCTTCAGATATCGCTTATTCCGCTACATAAGATTTTAACTTGAGCAAAAACCTACAAATGTATTCTTGTCAGATTGTTAACCTATAGAAGTTTGTCCGACAagacattataataaaattgatgttttacCAAAATAATACCTCTCGATTGGATACATCCATCGATAGTACACTGTGTCCACCCGATTTTTGGCCTCCATTGGTAGATGAACAACCAAGTGCACCATTACAGTGAAGAATGCAGGTGGGAAAAGTTTTTCTAAGTGACACAAAGCTATTTGCCGCTCGATATTGAAGGTTGTCAAGATCTTCCACCTTAAGAACTttacatgaaataatttttgaatatgTTACAAAAGCTCGAAATGGCGTGAGTCACTTGCTTTTGACATGGATGACCTCAAAGCAATTGGAAGCAAATCATGCAAAGAATATGTGATAATCATGTGATTTTAAAGACTGAAGTTTTCGCTCCTTCTGATTTACACATTTTGATATATTCGAAGAGTAAGCATCTGGGACTTTTATAGTCTTCAAGACTTGACAAAAtaggtctttttctttttgtcatggAGAAAAGAAGCCGGTGGTAGTCTTGTTTTGCCATTGGGAAGATATTGAGGATGAAGCTCTCGACGAATTCCCATGTCAACCAAATCAAGTCTGCATTTTAgattatcttttgatttcccatcaacattaagaattgttccaacaatattttcacaaacattcttctcaatgtgcatcACATCCAAGTTGTGGCAAAGTAGGTTGTGCTGCCAATATGGTAAATCAAAGAATATGCTTCTCTTCTTCCACAaacttgcttcatttgattCCTCTTCCTGtatttcatcatcatcagtatCCAAGTCAATATTGGATAATTGCCGTGGTCTTTTCTTTGAAGagttattattgtttgatttttttattttgcttttgccATGCTTTCCATAAGAAAATTGCATCTCtttcaacattaataaaatataatatccAGTAGTAACTGAAGGAGCTCGACGCATCTCTACATTACCATCAAACAGATGTTTCTGAGATCTGTATGGATGATTATGTTCTAGCCATCGCCGATGTGCCATATAACAAAACTTCTGGCCATTAGTTAACCATTGTGATGAAGTTTCCGCAGCACAACAAGGACAAGCATATTTCCCTTTAGTGCTCCAACCTGATAAATTTGCGTAAGCAGGGAAATCATTAATAGTCCATAACAAGACAGCCCGCATATTGAAATTTCTCCTTACAGATGCATTGTATGTCTCTACACCAACCCATAATTGCTTTAACTCTTTAATAAGAGGTTGTAAGTATATGTCAATATCGCTTTCCGGTGCCCTTTGTCTCCGTGAATAATCattgacaaaagaaaaagaagtttgTTTCATCCCAATCCACGGTGTGGCAAGTTATAAGGGATCAACACCACTCCGGCCAAGTGTCTGTAAGAAGTACTTAATAATTTGAATGGGTTAAACCCATCCGAAGAAAGCCCAAGCCTCACATTTCTAGGATCACAAGCGAAGTCAGGATATCTTGcatcaaatgatttccatgcCTCAGCATCAGCAGGGTGTCGTAACAGTCCATCATTGGGCCGACCATTAGCATGCCAGATCATATCAGCAGAAGTCCTAGTCGACATGAAAAGTCTCTGCAGTCGTGGTATTAATGGAAAATACCGTAAAACCTTCGCAGGTCTCTTGTGGACCACTTCATTGTCTTCATTCAAACGTTCACCAGAATCAGTGGACACCCAGTGAGAACGACCACAAATATGACAAGATTGCTGACCTTCATTATGCTCCCAATATATCATGCAGTCATTTGGacaactatgaattttttcatacccaagACCCAAATCCTTAATAACTTTCTTCGACTCACGACTACTTTCAGGAATAGCCACTGAgggaaaaaattcttttaaaaattcaatcaagtgGTCAAGGCCTTTAGCAGTCATCCCGCACATGCATTTCAAGTGGAAAAGTCgaatgcaaaaatacaatctagAATGTTGCGATCCCTCATAAAGTTTGTCGTTcatatcttcaagcaacttgTAAAACTTTGCCGCTTCTTTAGAAGGTTGTTCATCAACTTCTATAGGAGCTTCACCTCCATCATTCACCTCAACGTTGAATTCATCGGCAGTAGATGGTAGGCCCTCGTTATCAACTTGATGGATGTTGAAAGCATCCCGCAATAATTCTTCCAAACTATCTGGTCTTGCACGAGAAGTTTGGAAGTGAGGATTGGAGCTTGATGGAGCTGTACATGTGTTTGTTGGCTCATGGATAGGTGACAGTACACGCTCTCCATGAAAAAACCAACATGTGTAACCTTGTACAATGCCATCACAAACTAAATGTTCAAGCACTGTTTCACGTGTTTGCCAATGGATATTCACACACTTTATGCAAGGGCAAATGATCCTATCATCTTCACTTGAGTTGGCAAATGCAAAATTGAGGAATTGTTCGACTCCATCTTCATATTCTTGACTCAATCGTGACTTACgcatccaactcttatccatttctgcttaatatattaaaaaattattcacaaTATTGTAAATTAAAGCATATTTCGCCTTAACACATTAAGATATACGTCAATGTGAAACTATAGAATTTTTACTTCGtcgctattttttaatcgatgtAAACACATTAGGTCTTATAAATCAAGGTGAAACTATGTAAAACATAAGCTAACAAAGAAGGGAATAATTCACATGACTCATAAGTGAGAAGGGAACATCATTCCTTTTCCAAGCACTAGTTTATTGGAATGAAGTtttaatgatgaagaaaattacAATTATTCCATAATGCGTCCTTttgtaacataaatttttaaagataaaagagATCACTATGATGATCATACATGTTTCACATGTTAATTTGTTCTTGCTTCCAGCTTCTCTAGAATTAACTTCCAAACTGACTTTgggattttgattttctagacAGCATTGAATCATCTGCTCACCTAATTAATTGTAGTTAGAAACCATGCAAcgtattataaataaatgataaaatgatCTAGTCTTTGAAGGGATTTTGAGGAGTCCATGTCTGCCTTTAGGGGAACTACATATTCTATTTTGCCGACcaactacaaaaagaaaagagtaaCTTGGTCGGTGACTAATTACTCCTAACTCACTCTAATTTCacaggcaaaaaaaaaaaaatctttgatttccatgactttGTTGCAGATACAGGAAAATTTAGTATATAGATTCTAGAGGGAAGTAACATTGATTCTAGATTAGATGAATAATGTCTGAATTTTCTAAAATCTACAAAAGTTAAAAGATTGTTTTTAAAGTCTTGTCAATCAAATCAGTTTGTGTGGACATATTCTAGAGATTGGACCTTTTTTGGTTGCCATTAGACTTAGTGAGATATTTCAATGAATACTAAACATAACAACAaatagtttatataaaaaaaatactaataaaatataagaaataaaatgctaacaaactaaacaataaaaatgaaaatatgaccATGCACCACCAGCGCAATAACCCGATAGTAATGAGTTTATTTCGCATATCAGAGATTAAAGATTTAACTCTTTTAAAACATGATTAGGTATTTAGGAAATGTTAGGTCCCTGTGTATCAAGGTTTGTCCTTAATCATGACACCTATTTGTTTTATTCTGGTTGAAATCTCAATCTAATCTTCTGAAATGACATGCAaactatataagaaaataattaaattaaaatttgatgctCACGCATCAAGATTATTTCCTATCATGCTAATCAAATCATCTCCACAACTCTTTGTTGTATTCTGGTAGATTTCTCAAGCTGATCTTctcaaatgatgaaaagaattatataaaaaagcCACAACTGAATGATTTACTAAAATCAACTCCTAGCACTCCACAAAAACTAATTTCTTTTACCATGTCGGTAAGATATATCTTAGCTATTGGCAAATTATAATGAAACTATGACATGCTTGCTAAATAGTAGGTGCCTAAAGGGTAaatagtgaattaaatttcaaattatacaCACAAAGGTTTTCCATATTCAATCAGAAGCAACCACATCAATGTTACAACAGAAATAATTATATGGTCCATACCTACTAGATGTTgctaaaagaacaaaaatatcaCAGTTGTTGATTAAAACAAACCTCTAAACCAGCAcaaatcaaataacaaaagtTTATATTTCCAAGAAAAGAGTCAAGACCagcaaaacacacaaacaaacaccatTTTGAAACACTAAACATGTTTGATATCTGTATCTCAAACATCTAAATGAGTAAACTAGCATGATGTTGGAGTACTTGCTAAAATGGTGATCAAAAGCATGGTGCTCCCTAACAAATGTTAAACAAGCATGGAAATTTCCAGTTTATTCCTTTAATTGTCAAACAAAAACTTCACATTTCAAGTAAGCTAATGATCTACAAATCATGATCTCTACTCTCTAATgttcacaaaattaaaaaacaaaaacaaagaaccCATACATGCAATACCCAAGCGATCCCGCCAATCCTCAAAAAGCTCGATCAACGCATACATCCGATCTGGTCTCCACGCCTGCTCCAAAGAAGAGCATCGAGATTCATCCATACATCCGATAATTCCCAAGAACCACACAAGacgataataaaaaagaaaaatcatgtcGTTTTTCCAATGAAGACGAAGCTCATCAGCTGCTCAACGATTCGGTAGTCTCGACGGTACTGGCATGCGCGGCAAAGGGCGGCCTTCTTCAAAAACCCCTAACAAAATCCCAATGAACCACCAAAaacctaaaacaagaaaaacacccaaaaaaaaacctaaatcaaCAACACTAAATCACCTTACGAACTCGACAGCTTCAATTGTGCGCAAGAAGTCAAAGAAGACAAGGCGAAAAGAGAACAACGCGCAGGGGatatagagagaaaaaaagaagaaacggGGGAGAGAAATCGAAAGGAAACTAGCAAAGTTTTAATCTTTTCATTAAACTTTACCGGCGTTTATTACAACAAACGCcgttatataaattttattttagcgGATAATTTTATCCCCGATCTCGCCAATAATTTTACCGGCGTTCATTCCTAAAACGCCGCCATATTCATTTAATATACTGGCGTTTATTTAATAAACGCCggtacattaaatatatattttccacatgttaaattctcaaagtccaTTAATTACTTTACCGgcgtttatttatttacacgCCACTAAATAAACACACGTGGCGGCGCCTATTAATATAAACGCCGCTacgaaaaattatatttttgaattttaattcatCCTAATTTCCCGAAATAATTTGGCGGCGTGTATTTGAATAAACGCCTCTATAATACCGgtgctttttaaaataaacgccgctaatgTAAATCTTTTTCCAAGCGAAAATTATGTAAACCCCAGAAAGAATATGGCGGCGTTCATTTataataaacgccgctaaagtaAAAATAGTGGCGGGGTTTTTTGAAAGCGCCACTAATTAAACGCCGCAGAAGCCCTACTTTGGTGTAGTGAAACCACACCATGggactaacaagtggtatcataGCCTAGGTTACCGTGTTCGCTTTGGTTTCAAATTAAGTCGGCaaggtcctaacaagttccattgatggtcagaaaagaaaaagcttCCGTTACATGACCACCGTTGCTCGATGGACCAAATTATCCATACTGGAAGGCATGTATGAAGGCTTTCATCAAATCTCTTGATAAGAGTGCATGGGCAGATGtggaagaaggatggtctctcCCGATTgaagttgatgaaaacatgaatgAGACCATGAAGATAAAGAGCAACTAGAGTCCTGGAGATATGCTCAAAGCAAATGCTAATGTGAAAACACTCAatgctatttttggaggagtatATGAGAACCAGTTCAAATATATTGCAACATGTGAGTGTGCCAAGAATGCTTGGGACATTCTACAAAGAATTCATGAAGGTACAAACTTGGTGAAAATCTCCAAGCTCCAGATGTTGTCAACTAGATTTGAGAATCTCAAGATGAGAGAAGAATAGACTATCACCATATTCAACAAAGAAGTCgatggacatagcaaatcaaGTATTTCAACTTGGTAAGAAGTATCTCGATAAAAAAACTTGTTCGGAAAAACTCTCAAGTCtcttccaagaagatttgatgatAAAGTTGCTGTAATAGAAAAAGCAAGGGACATCACAACTATgagacttgatgagttgatgggatctctacaagcctatgagatgaatctgaatccaaacagaagagaagaagatatagCTTTGAAAGTCTGAAAGCAACAAGGCCGACAGAGTTGCAATAGACTGCTAGATCAAgacaaaaagaagatgatgaaattaCCCGGTCTCGACCAGGGGAGCTATACAAGTATTTCGAGACAAAGTAAAAGATGTAACCAGCTATCATACTTCTTTTCCAGCCGTGATAAAGAAAGTCAAGATTTTCGAAAATTTCAATACAGTTGCAAGTCCAGTTACAACCTCAGAAACAACACCATCCGTTGTGGTCGCCCCGGGGGgaattagttaaattttatcaatttgcatatcaaaataaatattatacttatatatttaatgatttaattaagaataatattaaaattttatttattttaattttaactttttaataaatattatacgGATCTCTTGATTCTTGGGAATAAAGGATGTGTTTTAgaaattttagtttataaatGTCTTTAGgaattttaattgtttgtttgcAACTTTACTTTCATAAATATattgaacaaaaagaagaaaaaaaaatatggcgcGGGatgaagaaaaacagaaaaaccgAGGTAGCGATTGTGGTATTTAGAATACCACCATTTGGGTATGGCGGGGCTAGGTGAGGTGCAAACACTGCTCCTCGGCCCGTCTCATTCTATTACAATCTAAATCACAAACTCAAATTAAGATTCAATAAAAGCATTGATAgacaaaatataataactatttatttataaagtaaACCAACAAGTCAAAAACACCGGCTAAACTAAAATAAGGTTTCAGACTCAACAAAGACATGGAcagacaaaatataaaaactattttattcatAGAGTAAATCAATAAGCCAAACACCGGCTAAACTAAAATAAGATTTAAGACTCAACAAAGACATAGACAGGcataatataaaaactatttatttatagagTTCAATAAGCCAAAGACCGGTTAAACTGAACTTaggtttgattgaagaaaaaccAATCTGTTTGGCCATTGATTCAAACTCTTGTGCAGTTCTTTCTTTACCGCCAGGATTAAATGCTAACATGGCCATATCCAAACTAGACaaatattgtgttatatttGTGTTATCAGGAGTCGTCGGACGTATGTATTCTACCGATATCAATTTTCCATTTTTAGGCAGAGTTTTCCAGCAATTTTTCAGTATTTTAAGTCCATCCTCATCACTCCAATCATGTAGAACACACTGAAAAATTCAAcacattattaatatttatttatattaataataaagaacaTAAACTTACTTGGTTAATTAAATATACatgttaaataatttaatgtatACAAGATACAAAAGATAAGGGTTTTCCATACACTTCCAAGCTCAAATTATTACTAATGTTTGTTTGTTAACATATTATTATACAGAAATACTAATTCAAGcaagttttaaatcaaaacatgtACAAATATTCTGATAGATTTCATAATTTATAGAACaagaacattaattaatattattttacaaattaattgaaattagTCTTGTTTTTACTAATCATATAACATAATcttgttttcagtttttttttaatttatatatttattattataacagTGCATAGttgtaaattaatattaatatacccAGTCAGAAATATCCATATTCctataaaatacttaaatacatatatgtatCCATGTACCCAtgtgatattttctttttcttttatgatgcagaaacaaagagaaagagagccaCACCTTCATCAAAATGGCATCTCCCTTTGGAATACTATTAAACatatctccaccaacgtgcTCCACACCTTTGTCAAAAcacataacaaacaaaaaccatttaaaactttttttttcacaatgcaAACAAATCACCTTAAATATATACAGTTTTTATTAGTACACCTCAACTATGTATTAAAAAGGATTTGACCTCTTACATTAAAATCAAGTGccttaaaacatttaaaatagattcctacaaaattttatatatccaataaatctctatttttcaaacaaaatgttGAAGGCatccatatataattttttaaaattagtattttactcttacataattttatttaaaattttcatccaCTCTTTCGAGTGACAAGTTCACCCTCATTTTGGGAGCCTGCTCAACCATCCTTCACTTCTCTAGTGGATTTTTCAAAACCAAACAGTTTCATTAAACCACTAAATTAAAGAGACCATTTGGGGTCACCCCAACCTTAATAAACCATTATGGGATTGCACAAACTCATCAAAACCTGATTAAGGTGAGCTCGGGTGAAATAGTGAAGAAGATAAGtaagaattaaattataatttcaaaataattatttaataaaaaataaattacgaGGGTCCTATACGAGGTCCAGGACTTCTAGCTAGGCGTTTCTAAGTCcattctcatatttttaccACAAGTTGTAATTTCACTATTTATTCAAAAAGTCAAAGAGATGCATGTGTCTAAACATTCAATTGATATATACAGATAAATATTTGCTTCATGGGATTGTACAAAACAAACTTAAAGATTCGGGGAAAAAAACTTGAAAGCATTAATAACACACACTCGCCCACAcgctcatatatataataaatattaaaaagataattaatcTATTGGTAACGGAATCTTTTTTAAGGGCCATTTAATAAAATgatcctccttttttttaattaaaccaaatggccctagggccattttaATTGTCAAAACGGCCCTAGGACCATCACATCACCCACATGGGTGATGTGATATACTCGACCCAGGTGGTGAGTCGGTACCGGTCAGTACGATGGTACAtggcattttttaaaaatccctCATTTTAACCTCGAATTGTTTTAATCGATAAGTTGAGCTTTATTTCGAGTTTTTcgatcaaaatttttttaaaaatttattaaacttttaaataattttttaaaaaaatataagtgtgtttttttaatttaaatcccttatttcttttataattaacaaattatcttttccttttgattatttaacccaaattttatttaaaaaaaatatgtatttttttaatttattaaaaaaaattaattttaaagaatatatttgaatatgaaaacacaaattttaaaattttaacttttaaaattattaaaccttTAATGAAACAACTTTTTAAGCAATATATAAGTgtggtttttatttgtattataattaacaaaaactctTTGATTACTTAACCcaaattttgcttaaaaaaataatgtaatttttttaatttattaaaaaattaatttaaataatatatttgaatatgaaaacacaaatttattttttaattaaatcgttaaatccaaattttgcttaaaaaaataatgtaattttttaaatttattaaaaaattaatttaaacacaTTGGATTCTTCATACACCTAATTATAAAGGGTTTTGCTTAGATTACACCCTTTCCATTATCTAAGCAAAACCCTTTATAATTAGGTGTATGAAGAATCCaatgtatttaaattaattttttaataaattaaaaaaatttcattatttttttaagcaaaatttgGGTTAAGTAATCAAagagtttttattaattataatacaaataaaaagccACACTTATATATTGCTTAAAAAGTTGTTTCATTAaagatttaataattttaaaagttaaaattttaaaatttgtgttttcatattcaaatatattctttaaaattaatttttttaacaaattaaaaaaatacatattttttcaaataaaatttgggttaaataatcaaagggaaaagataatttgttaattataaaagaaataagggatttaaattaaaaaacacacttatatatttttaaaaaaattatttaaaagtttaataaattttaaaattttaataattttttttaaaaaaattttggtcaaaaaaacccaagaataaCCCAACTTATTGATTAGAAAACAATTCAggggttaaaatgaaaaaaaatcaggattttttatttaaaaatgcaaCATCAGTAGCTCGGGTCAAGATATCATATTACCGCATGGGTGATGTGATGGTCCCAATgcttattttgataattaaaatggccctagggccatttggtttaattaaaaaaaaaaaaagggtcatTTTATTAAATGGTCCAACTAATGTTGAATGTCTATAGCCTTCTAATATAGGGGGAGTCAACTCAAGTAAAGTGAGAATAGATGAATAGATTAACTTTCCATGTACATATCCTTTAATATTggtaacaaatataataaaagataataattaagaatatatatatatacacattatatgtaattaaaacaaacatgaaactgaatagatatatatgtatatatatatatcagggaGGGAGAGAGAAATACCAGGAATAAGTGGGGCTTCAGAGATAACATGAGGGAGATCAAAATTAATATGCTTATGCTTAGCAACAACCTGAGCAAGAGTATTaccaacaccaccaccaacatCAACAAGCACCTTCACATCATCAAACCCTCTATACTTCTCCAGAATCCTCTTCATTATGATGCCTGAATGGTTCTTCATGGCTTCATTGAAGACCTTGTTGAACCTTGGATCAGTGCCATGGTACTCAAACGAAGTCATGCCGTGAGCCATGTTGAAGGGTATCCCTCCATTAAGGACAGCATCCTTAAGATAGTCCCAGCTTTCCATTAGGACCTTGTCTTGGTTCATCAGG includes:
- the LOC120272182 gene encoding uncharacterized protein LOC120272182, with product MDKSWMRKSRLSQEYEDGVEQFLNFAFANSSEDDRIICPCIKCVNIHWQTRETVLEHLVCDGIVQGYTCWFFHGERVLSPIHEPTNTCTAPSSSNPHFQTSRARPDSLEELLRDAFNIHQVDNEGLPSTADEFNVEVNDGGEAPIEVDEQPSKEAAKFYKLLEDMNDKLYEGSQHSRLYFCIRLFHLKCMCGMTAKGLDHLIEFLKEFFPSVAIPESSRESKKVIKDLGLGYEKIHSCPNDCMIYWEHNEGQQSCHICGRSHWVSTDSGERLNEDNEVVHKRPAKVLRYFPLIPRLQRLFMSTRTSADMIWHANGRPNDGLLRHPADAEAWKSFDARYPDFACDPRNVRLGLSSDGFNPFKLLSTSYRHLAGVVLIPYNLPHRGLG
- the LOC120272373 gene encoding flavone 3'-O-methyltransferase 1-like, whose translation is MASFSSDAIVNNTVSEGTDEHALLQALQLVNSYILPMTFKTAFELNLFNIISAASPNPISATEITTLLPSSTPSTPIMLDRILRLLSSYSIFTCSLSTDPISGATTHLYAAAPAVKYLAQNEDGFTLSTLGLMNQDKVLMESWDYLKDAVLNGGIPFNMAHGMTSFEYHGTDPRFNKVFNEAMKNHSGIIMKRILEKYRGFDDVKVLVDVGGGVGNTLAQVVAKHKHINFDLPHVISEAPLIPGVEHVGGDMFNSIPKGDAILMKCVLHDWSDEDGLKILKNCWKTLPKNGKLISVEYIRPTTPDNTNITQYLSSLDMAMLAFNPGGKERTAQEFESMAKQIGFSSIKPKFSLTGLWLIELYK